A genomic window from Brassica oleracea var. oleracea cultivar TO1000 chromosome C8, BOL, whole genome shotgun sequence includes:
- the LOC106307375 gene encoding ferredoxin-2, chloroplastic codes for INREYKPKPTSGLSICSEWLVALSPYLQPLDVKPRKNQNTPPPFPCTFCTPFQLKTSPINRRYSPSIRPQATSSEFRIPVEISSPADRGSLAVPTHKVTVHDRQRGVVHEFEVPEDQYILHSAESQNITLPFACRHGCCTSCAVRVKSGELMQPQALGISAELKSQGYALLCVGFPTSDLEVETQDEDEVYWLQFGRYFARGPIERDDYALELAMGDE; via the exons ATAAACCGGGAATACAAACCAAAACCCACTTCCGGTTTAAGTATTTGCAGCGAATGGTTGGTTGCTCTTTCACCTTATCTTCAACCTCTCGACGTAAAGCCGCGAAAAAATCAAAATACCCCCCCCCCCTTCCCCTGTACATTTTGTACTCCGTTTCAGCTGAAGACGTCTCCGATCAATCGTCGATATTCTCCGAGCATCCGTCCACAAGCTACGTCGAGTGAATTTCGAATTCCTGTAGAAATTTCGAGTCCAGCGGATAGAGGATCGTTGGCTGTGCCTACGCACAAGGTTACTGTACACGATCGACAAAGAGGAGTAGTTCATGAGTTTGAGGTTCCAGAG GATCAGTACATATTGCACTCAGCTGAATCTCAGAACATTACTCTTCCCTTTGCTTGCAGGCATG GTTGCTGCACTAGTTGTGCTGTACGTGTAAAATCTGGAGAGCTGATGCAGCCTCAAGCATTAGGAATATCAGCAGAACTCAAGTCTCAG GGATATGCACTTCTTTGTGTGGGTTTCCCTACATCTGACCTTGAAGTAGAAACACAAGATGAGGACGAG GTCTACTGGCTGCAATTTGGAAGATACTTCGCTCGTGGACCAATT GAAAGAGACGATTACGCCCTTGAACTCGCAATGGGAGACGAGTAG
- the LOC106307374 gene encoding 18 kDa seed maturation protein-like — protein MQSAKQKLSDLASTAKKKMVICRAKAEEKAEKARAQTKEEKKIAHERRKAREAEAKLDMHVAKEAHAEEKLMDKQSHYHVSQSHVPHHTPVTTPQPVVGHGYGHNHPAAYPPTAYPPTAYPTAYPPEHHHHHPYGNI, from the exons ATGCAATCGGCAAAACAGAAGCTAAGCGATTTGGCCAGTACAGCCAAAAAGAAGATGGTGATATGTCGAGCAAAAGCTGAAGAGAAG GCGGAGAAGGCAAGGGCACAAACTAAAGAGGAGAAAAAGATAGCACACGAGCGTAGAAAGGCAAGGGAAGCAGAGGCTAAGCTGGATATGCACGTGGCTAAAGAAGCTCATGCTGAAGAGAAGCTTATGGATAAGCAATCTCATTACCATGTTTCTCAAAGTCATGTGCCTCATCACACACCTGTGACGACTCCCCAACCAGTCGTAGGACATGGTTACGGGCATAACCATCCGGCGGCTTATCCTCCGACAGCTTATCCTCCGACAGCTTATCCTACAGCTTATCCTCCGGAGCATCACCATCATCACCCCTATGGAAACATTTAG